Genomic segment of Candidatus Flexicrinis affinis:
CAAGCACGGTAGGCCGTACCGCTGCGTGCAGGCGTTCGAGCTGCAGGACGTAGACCAACGCGGCGAGGGTGAACGCCCCGCCAGACAACGCGACTACGGCCAAGGTCGAAGCTGATCCAGATGCCCCACGGGAACGGATCGCTCAGGTTCGTCGTGGGACCGGAGCCCGACAATCATACGGTAAACGCCGAGCACGATGCCCAGCAGGGCGATGCCCGCAAGGACGTGGAGGACCAGTGGGAGTTTACGAAGTTCGCTGAGCACCTTCTGGATCATGATGCCTGCTCCTCGTCTGCGTGCTCCGTGGGCGCGTGCGACTCGTCGTCATCGTGCCCGTCGGCCTTGGCCTCTTCCTTGAGGCGTTTGATCGTCAAGTAGGCGCCCGACAGGCCGACCAGCATCATGCCGGCGACCAGCGGCGTCCCCTCGGTCACAAGCCGGTTAGCGAACGCCGTTGACGTCGGCATGGCCGCTGGGAAGCCGAGCTCCTCGAACGGCACGGGCGAGATGTACAGCGTGGCGGTACCCCCGTTTTCCGTCTCGCCGTAGATGTGCGGGACGTACTTGCCGGGGTTGTCGCGAATCTTCTGCTGGGCCTTGGCAAGCATGTCGTCGTAGCGCCCGAACTCGATGGCGCCGGTCGGGCAGGTCTGCGCGCAGGCGGGCTGCTGCCCCTCCGCCAGCCGCTCGGCGCACATGTCGCACTTCACGACCAGCGGCAGAACTTCCTTCCACTCGTACTTCGGGACGTTGAACGGGCACGCATACATGCAGTACCGGCATTGGGATTGGCGTTGTGTGCCATGAGCCTAGACCTTTCTCACCGTTACGAACGTTTGACTGAGCGCCTGCCCGCCGCTGACCGGATCGGTATACGTGACGTGCAGCGCCGAATCGCTCGCGCCGACCCCGTAGGCGGTCGTCAGCGCCTTCGATAGGTGGCCGTAGCCCGGCGTGAGGTACACGCAGTCGTCGCGGATACCGGGGGTCGCCAGTATGCGGATGTTAACTTGACCAACTGCGCTGGTGACCTCGACCCAATCGCCATCGCGCAGGCCGCGACCTTCTGCGACGCGCGAACTCAGCCACAGGCGCGGCTCGTCCGCGTACTTGTCCAGCAGCAGATTGTTCTGTGTGGCGAACTGCGTCGCCTGCGCGACCTTGCCGGTCAGCAGATAGAACTGACCGGTCGGCGGCTCGGGCGGGGGTTCCCAGGTCGGTACGCCGGCGAACCCGACCCGCGCCAACGTCTGGGAGTGCAGCTCGATCTTGCCGCTGGGCGTGTTCCACGCGAACTGCGGTTCACTGGCCTCGGCGTGCGGAAGTTCCGCATAACCACGCTGGCGCACGTCCTCGAGTGATATGCCAAGCGGGGCCAGCTGCTGGCGGAGGTAATCCTCTTCATCGTCGTACTGGAAGTAGTCACCGAGGCCCAGCCGTTCGCCAAGCTGTTTGTAGATCCACAGCGCCGAGAGCGTGTCGCCTTGCGGCTCGATGACCGGTTGGCGGATGAACACCCGATCGCCCATCGGCAGCAGGGGTCGTAGCGCTCGAGTACGACGACTCAGGCAGCACTACGTCGGAGTACCACGCCGTATCATTGAGCGAGATATCGACAGTCGCGATGAACTCCATGCGCGATATGGCTTCCAGCGTCTTGCCGCGATCCGGCAGCGACATCACCGGGTTCTGGCGCGAGACGAACCACCCGCGCGCCTGATATGGCTGTCCCGTCAAGATGTTGTCGCGCAGTTCCTGGAACACACCGATCTTGAGCGGTACGACCGGGTACTTGTACGGCACGCCGTCGAGCCGCAGCGCAGACATGCGCGGATACGGCGGCTGGGGTGGACGGCCAAGCGCGCCGCTGTGCTCGCCGCTGCTCGCCTTCATGTGCACATTCCAGTTCCCAACCAGCGCATTCAGGATAGAAATGGCGCGCTGAGTCTGGAACGAGTTGACGAAGTTCGACGTGCGCCATCCGTTGTGCGCCAGCGCATGCGGGGCCGCCGCCGCGAACTCACGGGCGATCCGGCGGATGGTTTCGGCAGGGATCTCCGTAATTGGCGCGGCCCATTCGGGTGTAAACGACTCGACCTCTGCCGCCAGTTCGCTGAAACCGATCGTGTGGTCGGCGACGAACTGCGCATCGTATGCGCCGTCCGCGATGATGCAATTGAGCACGGCGAGATGGAAGGCGAGATCGGTTCCCGGCTTGATCGGCAGCCATTCGGCGGCCTTCGCCGCCGTCTTGGTGAAGCGCGGGTCGAGGTACACGACCTTTGCCCCGCGCGCGATCGCATCGCTCAGTTCGCCGGTCTCCGAGGTCGACACCGCCTCGAACAAGTTGCGTCCTGTGAGCAGGATGTACTGCAGGTTCTCGTCGTAGATGCGCTCCGGCTCTTCCATGCCGTACGTCATCAGGTTGGCAACAATCATCGCGTTGAAGCACAGGCTGCGCTGCGTCCCGTAATTCGGCGAACAGATCCGTAGAGCAGATTTTCGAACTGCAGCTGGCTCAAGCTGTGGGTTGAGGAGAACACCATCGCCTCGGGGCCGTAGTTGCGCTTGATGTACAGCATGCGCTCGGCAACGAGGTCGAGCGCCTCGTCCCACGACGCTTCGCGGAACTGCCCTTCGCCGCGCTGGCCGGTACGGATCAACGGGGTCAGCACGCGGTCGGGGTCATAGGTCGTCATCACACCGGATTGACCGCGCACACACAGGTTACCGCGCGAATGCGGGTGATCGGGGTTGCCGTCCAACTTGACGACACGGCCGTTGCGTACCTTGGCGATCAGGCCGCAGCGCCACACGCACATCTCGCACATGCTGTGGACGAAGCCATTTCCCCGTGCATTGATCATGCCGGCCGCGCGAGCGGCCTGTGCGACGGCGGGTGGCAGCAGTTCGCCCACCGCAAGCGCGGCCGAACCGGTTGCGGCCAGCTTCAGGAACGTACGTCTCGACAGATGGCTATTCACGAGTCGGCTCCTCCGGTTGATCGGACGGGGTGCCGGAGTCGGGCGCGAGCGTGTCGATCAGATCGATTGCCTTGCGAGCCTTGCCCGGGTTGGCGAGGATGCCGGCCAACGATTTGCGGCTCGAAGCGTCGAGGTTGGTCAGTGCAGGCAGCAGTTCGACAACGTCTTCCGGGTATTCGCCGTCGGGCTTGACGAGGCGCGTGCGGCTCATGCGCTGACGCATCGTCCCAAACGCTAGCAGCGACCCACCGCCGACGACCGCGAGGCCGATCACCAACCCGGCGACAAAACTGTTTGAAGCTGCGGGAAGCACCTTGCACGATCTGCTCGTAGCGCTGCACGTAGTTAATCGCTTGCGTCGTCCACGATCAGTTGATTGACCGGAACGGGGCATTCCTCCTGCTCTTCGACGGCGGCGGGTGCGGCCGTAGGCGCAGGCGCTGCCGGTGCGGTGGTCGGTGCTGCGGTGGGCGCGGCAGCTTCTGAACCCCCGCCCCAGAATGCATCCGCGGATTCCGCGGTGGGTTGCGCTGCTTCATTGCCCCAAAACGAGTCCGCGCTGTCGTTTTCCGCGGCGGGCTGAGTGTCGGTGCCGCCGCCGGTGCTCGACGCGAGGATGGTGTTGTAAACGGCTGCGCGCGCCTCGAGGTCGGAGGCGTGGCACATCTGGCACGATGCGGCGACGTCTTCCATGGGCGGAACAAGCCCGGTATGGGCTTCTTCCTTGACCATCGACTGCTGGTTGCCCGCATGACAGATGTAGCAGAAGTCGCCAAACGCGTGCGACTCGTGCCAGCCAGTTCCATCCGCGTTGACCGGGTCTTGGCCTTGTGTCTCGTGGCAGGCCAAGCAGGATGAGGCTTGCGTGCCGCATTGGGCGCTGACGTAGAGCGACGGAGTCGCCGCCAGCAGGACGACACCGACGCATAGGCACATCAGCCCGATGGCGCCGGTCGCAACGCGAAATCGTTTGTAAACCATGAAGTGCATCTCCTAAAAAGCGAGATCAGTGAATGACGTTAGTGCATCTGATGCTCCGCTGCGCTTAGGGCGCCTGTGTGAGTCGCGACATGATTGCAGGGTATCGGACGCACTTCATCGTGTTGTTAAGTGGCGCGGGTCAAAGATCCGCCGCTTGTTTTCCCCGGCAACAAGCCACACCGCAAAGTATACGGAGGACACGCCGTCTCCATGAGTGCGGCATGTCACACGTCGCATGTGAACTGTGTCACAAACAAGGGCACGCGCGCGCTCAAGGCCGGTAGTTGCGTGCAAAATAGATACAGACGGCGCGAGAGGTAATCACGTGTGGCTTCGGTGACGATAGCGGTCTTGTGCGGCGGGCAGGCGCGGCGGATGGGCTTCGACAAGGGGTTGGCTGCGCTGCACGGCACGCCCATGATCCAGCATGTGTTGGACCGGATCCTGCCGTTGGGATACCCCGTCCTACTCGTCAGCAATGATACGACGGCCTACGGCGTGTTCGGCGTACCGGTCGTCGGCGATGTGTTGAGCCAGCGCGGGTCGCTGGTCGGCGTACACAGCGCGCTGACTCACAGCCAGACGCCGCACACGCTGTGCCTCGCGTGTGACATGCCGTTGGTGAACCCGGCGCTGCTCGGCTATCTGGTTGGCTTGACGAATACGGCCGAGCTCGTCATTCCACGGGTTGGGGGCTACCTCGAACCGCTGCACGCCGTGTACAGCCGACGCTGCCTGCCTGTGATCGAGTCGATGATCAAGCGCGGATCGATGCGAATCGGCGCTCTGGCGGAGCAGGTCGCGTCTCGTGTCGTCCATGAGGACGAATTGCGCCAATACGACCCCGAACTGCGATCGTTCGCCAACGCCAACACGCCTGCTGAACTTGATGCTATCGCACAGGAACTGGCGCGTGGTCCTCAACAATGATGTCGACGTAGGACTCACCGGCACAACTGCGGCACAGCGTTCGACCGTCCACGATGAGTTCGCGTTCGTTGAGAATCTCTTCGCCGCATGAGTCGCACGTCACGCGCACGCCGGGCCGGCTAATTGGGATGCACGTTCACGCGGTAGGCAAGTCCGGTTCGCGAGTCGACGAATGTCGCGGCGACCTTGCCAAAGTCCATCAACCGCATCGTGCGATGCCCCAGCCAGCATCCCGTCGCAACCGACACGCCATCGGCGAAACACCCGTCGGTTTCCACGAAGGTATACAGCCGCTTGTCGGACTGCGGCAGGTCGAGGTCGAGCAGGTGCGCGGCAAGCATCCCCATGCGAATACCCAGCACTTGCCGGGGGCACAGATGATTGTGCAGCGCGGTGGTCTGCTCAATGAGGGTGTCGAGGGTAGCGAGAAGCATCGCCTTGGCCTTGCTGTCAACGGACAACGACATGCCTCTCATTCTATGGGTCCTCGCATACCGGCAGAAAGTGACGATTGGCCCGGTTCGCCGTATCATCTGTCGTGAAATGGTTGCGGTTGCGCGCCGCCGTGACCAGTACCTGCAAGGAGACGCATGATGATTCACAAGACGATGCGGGCCGGATTCGTCAAAGCCCCATATCAGATCGAAGTCCGCGAGGTTGAGACGCCCACCGTGAAGGAGGACTGGGCGCTCATCAAGGTCGAGGCGTGCGGGCTGTGCGGCACCGATATGCACTTCGCCCGCACCGAAGCCAGAGCATGGCAGTCGTTCGGCCATGAGGTCGCGGGGATCGTCGCCGCGGCCGGACCGGGCGTGCACAACGTCAAGGAAGGCGATCGCGTCGTTCTCGAAAGCGGATCGTTCGACCCGTTCAGCGACCTGAGCCGCGACGGGCGCGTCGACCTCGACAACAGCGCGCCGAACATCTTCGTTCACGAGAAGACTGGCACGATGGGCTTTGCCGACTATGTACTGGCCCATAAACAGTCGCTCGTGAGCTATGACGGGCTATCGCCGGAGGTGGCCTGCCTGAGCGAACCGCTCGGTGTCGCGATCGATATGGTCTACGCGGCAGACATCCGGCTCGGCCATGAGGTGATGCTGGTTGGTCTAGGCGCTATCGGGCTGATGGCGATTCCCGTGGCGCGGATGCATGGCGCGGCGCGCCTGTATGCCGTGAATCGCTCGGGCGGACGGCGCGCCGAAGTCGCGCTGCAAGCCGGCGCACACGAGGTGCTGCTCACCGGGGATACGCCGTTTGACGCGCTGCAATTTCGCAAAGGCGGCGTCGACCGCGCGTTGGTGACCGCCGACCCGAAGCTGCTGCCAGCGGTGATGCAACACATGCGCTACGGCGGAGTCATCAGCTTCATCGGGATTAACTGGCCCGACGGCGACATCACGTTCAACGCCAACGACTTTCATTTTAAGAAGCTGCAACTGCGCGCTTCCCACGCCGCGCCAGCGCTGTACTTCCCGACCGCGCTGCAACTCCTGCGCGATCGGCACGTCGACGGCGAGCTGTTCATCTCGCATGTGCTGCCGCTTGACCAACTCGGCGAAGCGGTTCGGTTGATGCGCGACGAACGCGACACCGTCCTCAAGGTCGTCGTCAAGCCGTGATGCCGCGTGTGCCTACGCCGGAACCAGCCGCAGCGTGACGATCTGGTACGGTGTGATCGCGAACTGGACGCGACTGCCCTCCGGCGCAAGGCGTGTCTGGTCTTCTTCGAGCAGGTTACAGATCGCCGCTTCGGCAATCGTGAACCCGGCCGTGAGCGTGACGGTGCCGCGATTGCGCTGATTCTCGTACAGCCGCACGATCAACCCGTTTCCGTCCTCGGCCAGCTTGACCGTTTCGATGACGACGTTATCGGCATCGACCGACACCAACGGAGCAGTCGGCTGAGACCCCGCGCCGGATGACTCAACGCGGCGCACCAGCAGCGGCATGTTGAGGTCGTAGGCCTGCGGCACGACCTCGGCGCGCCAGTCCCCGGCATGCGGCAGTAGGCTGTAGGTCATCCGATGTTCGCCTTGGTCGGCGCTCGGGTCGGGTGACGTGGCGCTCTTCAGCAGCGTCAGCCGCATCACGTTGTGCAGGACGTCGTGCCCGTACTTGCAGTCGTTCAACAGCGCCACGCCGTAGTTGCCTTCGCTCAGGTCGATCCACTTGTGCGCGCAGCTTTCGAAGCGGGCGATGTCCCACGGCGTATTGCGATGCGTCGGACGCTGCACATTGCCCCATTGCACGTCGAACGTGGCGACCGGGCTGAGCACGTCGACCGGGAAGGCGACTTTGAGCAGCGTATGCTGCTCGTGCCAGTCGATCCACGTGTCGAAGTCGATGCGGCGGCTGTCGGCGCACAGATACACGGTCTGGACGATGGCGCTGCTGCGGTAGCGGCGCTTGATCTGCACGGCAGCGCGCAGCGGTCCGGTTTCGGAGATGGCGATGCTTTCCAACCCGTCGACCGGCTCGACGCGGTCCTCGTAGAAGATATCGACATCCCACGCGTCGAAATTGAGCGGGCGGTCCTCGAACGCCAGCAGCGCGTTGGCTTTTGCGCCGCTCGGGAGCACCTCACGATGGTTCTGCTTGTCGTATACGCGGCTGACCTCGCCTGTCGCGTCGATCTCGACGCGCAGCACGGCGTTTTCGAGCACGATCCGGTTGTGGTCCTGAACGGCGGTGGCGGCACGGCCGGCAAGCCCGTCGACCCGTCCCATGATCTCGACCAGCGG
This window contains:
- a CDS encoding molybdenum cofactor guanylyltransferase; this encodes MASVTIAVLCGGQARRMGFDKGLAALHGTPMIQHVLDRILPLGYPVLLVSNDTTAYGVFGVPVVGDVLSQRGSLVGVHSALTHSQTPHTLCLACDMPLVNPALLGYLVGLTNTAELVIPRVGGYLEPLHAVYSRRCLPVIESMIKRGSMRIGALAEQVASRVVHEDELRQYDPELRSFANANTPAELDAIAQELARGPQQ
- a CDS encoding alcohol dehydrogenase catalytic domain-containing protein; the encoded protein is MMIHKTMRAGFVKAPYQIEVREVETPTVKEDWALIKVEACGLCGTDMHFARTEARAWQSFGHEVAGIVAAAGPGVHNVKEGDRVVLESGSFDPFSDLSRDGRVDLDNSAPNIFVHEKTGTMGFADYVLAHKQSLVSYDGLSPEVACLSEPLGVAIDMVYAADIRLGHEVMLVGLGAIGLMAIPVARMHGAARLYAVNRSGGRRAEVALQAGAHEVLLTGDTPFDALQFRKGGVDRALVTADPKLLPAVMQHMRYGGVISFIGINWPDGDITFNANDFHFKKLQLRASHAAPALYFPTALQLLRDRHVDGELFISHVLPLDQLGEAVRLMRDERDTVLKVVVKP